A single genomic interval of Candidatus Binatia bacterium harbors:
- a CDS encoding FtsQ-type POTRA domain-containing protein gives MKSRPRVRKAKATVAGWSRPVAVFAVTAVATTGGALAAWSHLVPYITGNDYFRLRSIRISSDETRVTPQTLAEVAGLYDDESLWDIDPKAIRDTLREASWVHEANVARHFPWQVSLSVSKRHAVAAAIASGKSYLVDEDAVLFREVDQTSVPDLPYLTGWDSAPSHAEAAGRLRSLLGLLPEAARRKIEVSELHMDEDGSVWLYAVGVRASVRLGSVEKAPIGMDRLSIALKELGNLSERARLIDTDYRDRIVIRGADDKLPAMLAAETETGGTAAAFPLHSSHPASPVAKATDEKAARHG, from the coding sequence GTGAAGTCGCGACCGCGCGTTCGTAAAGCGAAGGCAACTGTCGCCGGCTGGAGCCGGCCGGTAGCCGTCTTCGCCGTCACGGCGGTGGCCACCACCGGCGGCGCGCTCGCGGCGTGGTCGCACCTGGTTCCCTACATCACGGGCAACGACTACTTCCGCCTTCGCTCGATCCGCATCTCTTCGGACGAGACGCGCGTGACGCCGCAGACCCTTGCCGAGGTGGCGGGACTCTACGACGACGAATCGCTGTGGGACATCGATCCCAAGGCGATTCGCGACACGCTTCGCGAAGCCAGCTGGGTGCACGAGGCCAATGTGGCGCGCCACTTCCCGTGGCAGGTGAGCCTGTCGGTCAGCAAGCGCCACGCGGTGGCCGCGGCGATCGCATCGGGCAAATCGTACCTCGTCGACGAAGACGCGGTTCTCTTTCGCGAAGTGGACCAGACCTCCGTGCCCGACCTTCCGTATCTTACCGGCTGGGATTCGGCGCCGAGCCATGCCGAAGCCGCCGGACGCCTTCGCAGCCTGCTCGGCCTGCTTCCCGAAGCTGCCCGTCGCAAGATCGAGGTCTCCGAATTGCACATGGACGAGGACGGCTCGGTGTGGCTCTACGCCGTGGGCGTGCGTGCTTCGGTACGTCTCGGCAGCGTCGAAAAAGCGCCGATCGGAATGGACCGGCTCTCGATCGCGCTGAAAGAGCTCGGAAACCTCTCCGAGCGCGCGCGCCTGATCGACACCGACTACCGCGATCGCATCGTCATCCGCGGCGCCGACGACAAGCTGCCGGCCATGCTCGCGGCCGAGACCGAAACCGGCGGCACCGCCGCCGCGTTTCCTCTTCATTCCTCTCACCCGGCGTCGCCGGTCGCCAAGGCGACCGACGAGAAGGCGGCCCGCCATGGCTAA
- the murB gene encoding UDP-N-acetylmuramate dehydrogenase yields MAAEPAIGASACEVACEDGDGSPPSRQRLVALADRLSPHVRIETNHMLRRYTSFQIGGRADLFVEPESVEQLSMTLAAAREEQVPVTCLGGGTNILVSDDGVRGLVVRLGRAFTYIRELASDEAGASLEVGASTRFIRLAKDTVSRGLAGLEFAAGIPGTVGGAAQMNAGAFGGEISHAVTSMTWVTVDGEIVEKPREELQFSYRKLAFDSGAVIASVRFRLLRSSVGRLQQVVARVQEKRRRNQPAGYPNAGSIFKNPPGEYAGRLIEKAGLKGTTKGDAQVSAEHANFIVNLGDATAADVRELMSLVQEEVWRRCGVWLEPEVRLVGSFGPSSEVATARS; encoded by the coding sequence GTGGCCGCTGAGCCGGCCATCGGCGCCAGTGCCTGCGAGGTCGCCTGCGAAGACGGCGACGGCTCGCCGCCGTCCAGGCAGCGCCTGGTCGCGCTCGCCGATCGTCTGTCGCCCCACGTCCGCATCGAGACCAATCACATGCTGCGGCGCTACACGTCGTTCCAGATCGGCGGGCGTGCCGACCTGTTCGTCGAGCCCGAGTCGGTCGAGCAGCTGTCGATGACGCTGGCGGCGGCGCGCGAAGAACAAGTGCCGGTGACCTGCCTCGGCGGCGGAACCAACATCCTCGTCTCCGACGACGGCGTGCGCGGGCTCGTCGTGCGCCTCGGGCGTGCATTTACGTACATCCGCGAGCTGGCCAGCGACGAGGCCGGTGCCAGCCTCGAGGTCGGGGCGTCCACGCGCTTCATTCGCCTGGCCAAGGACACGGTGAGCCGGGGCCTTGCGGGGCTCGAATTCGCGGCCGGCATCCCTGGAACGGTCGGCGGGGCGGCCCAGATGAATGCCGGCGCCTTCGGCGGCGAGATCTCCCACGCGGTGACGTCGATGACATGGGTGACGGTCGACGGCGAAATCGTCGAAAAACCGCGAGAAGAACTGCAATTCTCGTATCGCAAGCTGGCGTTCGACAGCGGCGCCGTGATAGCTTCTGTGCGTTTCCGTCTGCTCCGCTCGTCGGTGGGTAGGTTGCAGCAGGTTGTGGCGCGGGTTCAGGAAAAGCGCAGACGGAATCAGCCTGCCGGCTATCCCAACGCCGGCTCGATCTTCAAGAACCCACCCGGCGAGTATGCCGGCCGGCTGATCGAAAAGGCCGGTCTGAAGGGGACGACGAAGGGCGACGCTCAGGTTTCTGCCGAGCACGCCAACTTCATCGTCAACCTCGGCGATGCGACTGCGGCGGATGTCCGAGAGCTGATGAGCCTGGTCCAGGAGGAAGTGTGGAGACGGTGTGGGGTGTGGCTGGAACCGGAAGTGCGACTCGTCGGCAGCTTCGGGCCGTCCAGTGAAGTCGCGACCGCGCGTTCGTAA
- the murC gene encoding UDP-N-acetylmuramate--L-alanine ligase, whose amino-acid sequence MTLEERFRSGPAWSSLQVPPEGEIAAERRLGRIHLVGIGGIGMSGIAEVLLTLGYTISGSDLSDNDTTRRLRDLGAQVWFGHDASHIGPDTSVVVISSAVGTDNAEVRAARQQRVPVIARAEMLAELMRVKCAVGVAGAHGKTTTTSLVAAVLSAGNLDPTLVIGGRLKSLGGTNARLGRSRYMVVEADESDGSFLLLRPTVAVVTNIDREHMNHYGTMEALRSAYLAYINAVPFYGQAVLCLDCPEIAALLSQVRKPHLTYGTSEGADLVAANIQYHGLASSFDVSWRGNGLGRVKVAMPGEHAVRNALAALAVGMDFGLDFRLCADALAGFEGILRRFEIKGEAAGITVVDDYGHHPTEIRATLKAARAGYPGQRIVAVFQPHRFTRLADLFDLFASCFEDADAIVITDVYAAGEDALPGFDGRSLAKAASRVHHGEVVFESASADLAERVAGRLISGDLVVTLGAGDVTKLGPAILANLRSGRDGEDSAALAHGG is encoded by the coding sequence ATGACTCTCGAAGAACGTTTTCGAAGCGGACCGGCCTGGTCCTCGCTGCAGGTTCCTCCCGAGGGAGAAATTGCGGCGGAGCGGCGCCTTGGCCGCATTCACCTCGTCGGCATCGGCGGCATCGGCATGAGCGGCATCGCCGAGGTGCTGCTCACGCTGGGGTACACCATCAGCGGCTCCGATCTGTCCGACAACGACACCACCCGAAGGCTGCGCGACCTCGGCGCCCAGGTCTGGTTCGGTCACGACGCCTCGCACATCGGCCCCGACACCAGCGTCGTGGTGATCTCGTCGGCCGTGGGCACCGACAACGCCGAAGTGCGCGCCGCGCGCCAGCAGCGGGTGCCGGTGATCGCGCGCGCCGAGATGCTGGCCGAGCTGATGCGCGTCAAATGCGCGGTCGGAGTTGCCGGTGCCCACGGCAAGACGACGACGACTTCGCTCGTCGCCGCAGTGCTGAGCGCGGGAAACCTGGACCCTACGCTGGTGATCGGCGGACGCCTGAAGTCGCTCGGCGGCACCAATGCGCGCCTTGGCCGCTCGCGCTACATGGTCGTCGAGGCCGACGAGAGCGACGGCAGCTTCCTGCTTCTTCGCCCGACCGTGGCCGTGGTCACCAACATCGACCGCGAGCACATGAACCATTACGGCACGATGGAAGCGCTGCGCTCGGCCTACCTCGCGTACATCAACGCGGTGCCGTTCTACGGCCAGGCCGTGCTCTGCCTGGATTGTCCCGAGATTGCCGCGCTGCTTTCGCAGGTGCGAAAACCGCACCTGACCTACGGCACCAGCGAAGGCGCCGACCTAGTCGCCGCCAACATCCAGTACCACGGGCTTGCCAGCTCCTTCGACGTCTCGTGGCGAGGCAACGGCCTCGGTCGCGTGAAGGTTGCGATGCCGGGCGAGCACGCGGTTCGAAACGCGCTGGCCGCGCTGGCCGTCGGCATGGATTTCGGCCTGGATTTCCGCCTTTGCGCCGATGCTCTTGCGGGTTTCGAAGGCATTCTTCGCCGCTTCGAGATCAAGGGAGAAGCGGCCGGAATCACGGTGGTCGACGACTACGGACACCATCCGACCGAGATCCGCGCGACGCTGAAGGCGGCGCGTGCCGGCTACCCGGGCCAGCGCATCGTCGCGGTGTTCCAGCCCCACCGCTTCACGCGCCTTGCCGACCTTTTCGACCTTTTCGCGTCGTGCTTCGAGGATGCCGATGCCATCGTCATCACCGACGTCTACGCCGCCGGCGAAGACGCGCTGCCCGGCTTCGACGGCCGCTCACTCGCCAAAGCGGCATCCCGCGTGCATCACGGTGAAGTCGTCTTCGAGTCCGCCTCGGCCGACCTCGCCGAACGCGTGGCCGGGCGACTGATCAGCGGCGACCTCGTCGTCACGCTCGGCGCCGGCGACGTCACGAAGCTCGGCCCCGCGATCCTCGCAAACCTGAGAAGCGGGCGCGACGGCGAAGACAGCGCCGCGCTCGCGCACGGAGGCTGA
- the murG gene encoding undecaprenyldiphospho-muramoylpentapeptide beta-N-acetylglucosaminyltransferase — MKLAVAGGGTGGHLFPGLAVAELARERGVASEVVFFGAERGIEAWAVPKAGFELVAENVHGIAGGSPLAALRSLFEMAAATLRVRRELRRRGTDVVIGLGGYASAPAVVAARSAGIPVVLLEQNRRPGISNRALGYLATRICTSFESTASSFPAGRVVMTGNPLRRGFRARPPFAGRDLLLVFGGSAGARSLNRAVTAALAALAVDRDFLLRLPAGRLPAVVHQVGKPFVDEVRSAYAEAGVDVEVTAFIDDMPSMYARARLAVCRAGATSLAELIATGTASVLVPLATSAAGHQLENARELESAGASRVVLDDADCARQLGKTLGELLPDEGALGLMADRAAALGQPGAAERVLDLVVSLAASRLRH, encoded by the coding sequence TTGAAGCTGGCGGTGGCCGGCGGCGGCACCGGCGGGCACCTGTTCCCGGGACTTGCCGTCGCCGAGCTTGCACGCGAGCGGGGCGTGGCGAGCGAGGTCGTGTTCTTCGGCGCCGAGCGCGGCATCGAGGCCTGGGCGGTGCCGAAGGCCGGCTTCGAGCTCGTCGCCGAAAACGTCCATGGAATCGCCGGCGGAAGCCCGCTGGCCGCGCTCCGGTCGCTGTTCGAGATGGCGGCGGCGACGTTGCGTGTGCGCCGCGAGCTGAGGCGCCGCGGCACCGACGTCGTCATCGGCCTCGGCGGCTATGCGTCGGCTCCGGCGGTCGTGGCCGCCCGCTCGGCCGGCATTCCGGTGGTGCTGCTGGAGCAGAACCGCCGGCCCGGCATCTCCAACCGCGCGCTCGGCTACCTTGCGACCAGGATCTGCACGAGCTTCGAGAGCACGGCTTCGTCGTTCCCCGCCGGCCGTGTCGTCATGACCGGTAACCCGCTTCGCCGCGGCTTCCGGGCAAGGCCGCCGTTTGCGGGCCGCGACCTGCTGCTCGTCTTCGGCGGCAGCGCGGGCGCGCGCAGTCTCAACCGCGCGGTGACTGCCGCCCTGGCTGCGCTCGCGGTGGACCGCGACTTCCTCTTGCGGCTTCCCGCCGGCCGCCTGCCCGCCGTCGTGCACCAGGTCGGCAAGCCGTTCGTTGACGAAGTGCGCAGCGCCTATGCCGAGGCGGGCGTCGACGTCGAAGTGACGGCGTTCATCGACGACATGCCGTCGATGTACGCGCGGGCGCGACTGGCGGTCTGCCGCGCCGGTGCGACGAGTCTCGCCGAGCTGATCGCGACCGGCACCGCCTCCGTGCTCGTCCCGCTGGCGACTTCGGCCGCAGGACACCAGCTCGAAAATGCGCGTGAGCTCGAAAGCGCCGGCGCTTCGCGGGTGGTGCTCGATGACGCCGATTGTGCGCGCCAACTGGGGAAAACCCTGGGGGAGTTGCTCCCTGACGAAGGCGCGCTAGGCTTGATGGCGGATCGCGCGGCAGCGTTGGGGCAGCCTGGAGCGGCGGAGCGGGTACTCGATCTCGTGGTTTCCCTCGCAGCCAGTCGTTTGCGCCACTAG
- the ftsW gene encoding putative lipid II flippase FtsW, with protein sequence MSWRTSEARSIEAALALPPVAVRMSDRPDPWVVALVSMLTVLGLIFVFDASTFVSNYHFGDGYRMIIKHAVSATVGMLLLWVCSRCPSDFLKRRAYWLFAASLPLVLATLVPHIGISVNGAKRWIPFGLFNLQPSEFIKITYVIVVAAWLDKVADRARNPLYTMVPVLGALGIVAVILLGQPDFGTTALLAGIAVLMLMLGGVPKWQLFVPATLLGGAGFALIWTSEYRWNRVMAFLDPEKDPLGAGYHLLQALTAFGSGGVWGTGIGASTSKSGYLPEPHTDFIFSVIGEETGLIGGITIVVLFGLLAWRGFRIAHRHSEPFAQLLAAGLTLVIVLQAILNIGVVLGVLPTKGIGLPFISYGGSSIMAFLAIGGLLLSLSRELRER encoded by the coding sequence GTGAGCTGGAGAACTTCGGAAGCGCGCTCGATCGAGGCCGCGCTGGCGCTGCCGCCCGTTGCCGTCCGCATGTCGGACCGGCCCGACCCATGGGTCGTCGCGCTCGTATCGATGCTGACGGTCCTCGGGCTGATCTTCGTCTTCGACGCGAGCACGTTCGTATCGAACTACCACTTCGGCGACGGCTACAGGATGATCATCAAGCACGCGGTGTCGGCGACCGTCGGCATGCTGCTCTTGTGGGTATGCTCGCGCTGCCCTTCCGACTTCCTGAAGCGCCGCGCGTACTGGCTGTTCGCGGCCTCGCTGCCGCTGGTGCTTGCGACGCTGGTTCCCCACATCGGCATCTCGGTCAACGGCGCCAAACGCTGGATCCCGTTCGGCCTTTTCAACCTGCAGCCTTCCGAGTTCATCAAGATCACCTACGTGATCGTCGTTGCGGCGTGGCTCGACAAGGTCGCCGACCGCGCGAGAAATCCCCTGTACACGATGGTCCCCGTGCTCGGTGCCCTCGGCATCGTCGCGGTGATTCTGCTCGGCCAGCCGGACTTCGGGACGACGGCGCTTCTTGCCGGAATTGCCGTCCTCATGCTGATGCTGGGCGGCGTTCCCAAGTGGCAGCTGTTCGTTCCGGCGACGCTGCTCGGCGGCGCCGGCTTCGCGCTGATCTGGACCAGCGAATACCGCTGGAATCGCGTCATGGCGTTCCTCGATCCCGAAAAAGACCCTCTCGGCGCCGGCTACCACCTTCTGCAGGCGCTGACGGCATTTGGATCGGGCGGAGTGTGGGGAACCGGCATCGGCGCATCGACGTCGAAGTCGGGCTACCTCCCGGAGCCTCACACCGACTTCATTTTCTCGGTGATCGGTGAAGAGACCGGGCTCATCGGCGGCATCACGATCGTCGTGCTGTTCGGGCTGCTGGCCTGGCGCGGCTTTCGCATCGCGCATCGTCACAGCGAGCCGTTCGCGCAGCTGCTGGCCGCCGGCCTGACGCTCGTGATCGTGCTGCAGGCCATTCTCAATATCGGCGTCGTGCTCGGCGTGCTTCCCACCAAGGGCATCGGCCTTCCGTTCATCAGTTACGGCGGCTCGTCGATCATGGCGTTCCTCGCGATCGGCGGCCTGCTGCTGTCGCTGTCGCGCGAGCTGCGCGAGCGCTGA